A window from Cygnus olor isolate bCygOlo1 chromosome 13, bCygOlo1.pri.v2, whole genome shotgun sequence encodes these proteins:
- the POU3F4 gene encoding POU domain, class 3, transcription factor 4 has translation MATAASNPYSLLGAGALGPADGAGMQQGGAFRGPQKLLQGEYLQGVPGGGHPLGGHHWVTGLGDAGAWPAALAGGPLEQPDVKPGREDLQLGAVAHHRSPHVAHHSPHATHPGAWGASPAHSAALAPAGQPLGAYPQAGFAVGGMLEHGGLTPPPAAAAAAAAAAAAAAAAAAQGLHPGLRDGGEHGELGGHHCQDHSDEETPTSDELEQFAKQFKQRRIKLGFTQADVGLALGTLYGNVFSQTTICRFEALQLSFKNMCKLKPLLNKWLEEADSSTGSPTSIDKIAAQGRKRKKRTSIEVSVKGVLETHFLKCPKPAAQEISSLADSLQLEKEVVRVWFCNRRQKEKRMTPPGEQQQQQQQQHDVYSHGVKTDTACHDL, from the coding sequence ATGGCCACAGCCGCCTCCAACCCCTACAGCCTGCTGGGCGCCGGCGCGCTCGGCCCCGCCGACGGCGCGGGCATGCAGCAGGGCGGCGCGTTCCGCGGCCcgcagaagctgctgcagggcgAGTACCTGCAGGGCGTCCCCGGCGGCGGGCACCCGCTGGGGGGGCACCACTGGGTGACGGGCCTGGGCGACGCCGGGGCCTGGCCCGCCGCGCTGGCCGGCGGCCCGCTGGAGCAGCCCGACGTGAAGCCGGGCCGCGAGGACCTGCAGCTGGGCGCCGTGGCGCACCACCGCTCGCCCCACGTCGCGCACCACTCGCCCCACGCCACGCACCCCGGCGCCTGGGGCGCCAGCCCCGCGCACAGCGCCGCGCTGGCCCCCGCCGGGCAGCCCCTGGGCGCCTACCCGCAGGCCGGCTTCGCGGTGGGCGGCATGCTGGAGCACGGCGGCCTcaccccgccgcccgccgccgccgccgccgcggccgccgccgccgccgccgccgccgccgccgccgcgcaggGCTTGCACCCGGGGCTGCGCGACGGCGGCGAGCACGGCGAGCTGGGCGGGCACCACTGCCAGGACCACTCGGACGAGGAGACGCCGACGTCGGACGAGCTGGAGCAGTTCGCCAAGCAGTTCAAGCAGCGCCGCATCAAGCTGGGCTTCACCCAGGCCGACGTGGGGCTGGCGCTGGGGACGCTCTACGGCAACGTCTTCTCGCAGACCACCATCTGCCGCTTCGAggccctgcagctcagcttcAAGAACATGTGCAAGCTGAAGCCGCTGCTGAACAAGTGGCTGGAGGAGGCCGACTCCTCCACCGGCAGCCCCACCAGCATCGACAAGATCGCGGCGCAgggcaggaagaggaagaagcgCACCTCCATCGAGGTGAGTGTCAAGGGCGTGCTGGAGACGCACTTCCTCAAGTGCCCCAAGCCGGCCGCCCAGGAGATCTCCTCGCTGGCCGacagcctgcagctggagaaggaggtggTGCGGGTCTGGTTCTGCAACCGGCGGCAGAAGGAGAAGCGCATGACGCCGCCgggcgagcagcagcagcagcagcagcagcagcacgacGTCTACTCGCACGGCGTCAAAACGGACACGGCCTGCCACGACCTCTGA